The Candidatus Tanganyikabacteria bacterium genomic interval AATGCGTGCGCCTGCCGGCGTCCCCGGAAGAGGTCCGGGAAGCGGTGGACCGCACGAGCCGGTGGGCGGAGCGCTGCCTCGCGGCCCACGGCCGGCCGGCCGATCAGTGGCTCTTGGGCATCGTGCAAGGCGGCACCGATCGGGCCGAGCGCGAACGCTCCGCCCGCGCCCTGACCGCGATGGATTTCCCGGGGTTCGCCATCGGCGGCCTCTCGGTGGGCGAATCCCGCGCCGAGATGGAGGCCACGCTGGACTTCACCGTGCCCATGCTCCCGGCCGACAAGCCGCGCTACCTGATGGGCGTCGGCACGCCCGAAGACCTCCGGAGCGCCGTGGCGCGAGGCATCGACATGGCCGACTGCGTGAATCCGACCCGCATGGCCCGCCACGGCACGGTCTGGGCCGAGGGCGGCAAGATCCATGTCACCAACGCCCGCTTCAAGGAGGATCCCCTCCCCCTGGATCCGGCCTGCGACTGCCACACCTGCCAGCGCTACGACCGGCGCTACCTGCACCACCTGGCCCGCGCCGGCGAGTACCTGTCGCACACCCTCCTGTCGATCCACAACGTCCGCACCCTGGTAAGGCTCTGCGAGGCCATGCGCGCCGAGATCCTCGCCGGGCGGTCCTCGGTGACCGTCGCCTGACCTGCCCGAGGGCCGGGAGCCTGCCAGCCCCGTGCGGTGGGCCTACCGCCGACCTTCCAGGTACAAGGCCGCTCCGTCCATGACGGCCAGGATGTCCGGGGCTCTCCAGACGCGGTAGCGCTGCCTGCCGAGGGCGGACGGCGCCAGGGCACCGAGGGCTTCGAGGGCGAGAATGGCCTGGCGTGCGGCCTCGCCGCTTACGCCGAGGAAAGCCGCCGCCGTCTTGACGTCGAGGACGGGTACCGCGGGGAGTGCCACGATGAGCTTCTCCAGGGCCGAACCGCCGCGAGGTCGCAGCTGTCTTGCCCAGTTCGCCTGGATGTCGCTGATGTCTGAAATGGCCTTGTACCCGACCGCGGTCGCCCGGGCAAGCGTCTGTGCGAACAGGCGACACCATGGGAGCGGATCGCCCCGCTCGAACGCTTTGAGCGCACTCAGGTACCTCGCGATGTCGCCCGCCAGCGCGATGCTTGCCGGCGGCACGACACTCCCTGCGATCCCGCGCCGCCGGAGCAGGACATGGATCAGCGCCCTCCCGACGCGGCCGTTGCCGTCGGCAAAAGGATGAATGGTCTCGAACTGGGCATGCGCGATCGCCGCCTGGGCGACGGCCGGGAAATTCTCCCGATTGACGAAGGCGCAAAGGTCGTCGAGGAGTGCGGGCACCTGGTCTTCAGGGGGTGGGATGAACTCGGCGCGCCGCGGACTGTAGGGGTCGCCGCCGATCCAGTTCTGGGTTTCGCGAAGCCTTCCGGCTATGCGTTCGAGACGGGTGCCCTCGAAAAGGCTTCGGTGGATTGCCAGGAGGTGCGAGGTGGCGAAGGCGCCGGCCGCCGCGCCCTGATCGATGGCCAGCTCCATGGCCCGGACACTTCCCAGGACCTCTTTGGCGGTCTCCGAGGCGGCGCCCGGTTCGAGGCTCGCCTCGGCGAGCCTCCGGGGGCTGATTGCGAGCCCCTCGATGAATGACGAGGCGATGCTCTCCGATCGCATGAGCAGCCGGTTCAACGGCTCGAAGCCCGCGGCCGCGACGACCTGCAACTCCCGCACGCCTGCCTCGGCGAGGGCCATCTCGTGGACCAGGTCGTCCGGGAACACGAGGGCGAGATCCGCGATCGGATCGGGAACGAGGGCTTCATAGACGAACGACTGCTTTGCCGACCGCGGGCCACCGCCTGCGAAGTCGGCATGCCAGGTACGTTTGACGAATGACGGCACACGGAACCTTGGACACCGGGGAAGCTAATGCAAGGTTATTGCGTAACCTTGCATTAGACAAGCCCCCGGACGAGTCGGGTTGGGGCGAGACGCTCGCGCAGCAACCTTTCCTCGTGGGCCATGCCCATCCGCGTCGCCGCCGTCAGTCCGCGCCGCCAGTGGGCGGCCGCCTTTGCCTTCTTGCCCTTGTAAGCCGCCTGCCGGCCGGAGAGGCGATGGTAGGCCGGCTCGGCAAAGCGGTGGGTCCTGGAGAATTGACCTAGCCTTCGCAACACCAGGTCGCAGGAGTCCCTGGACGGTCAGCTTGGGGGTCCTTCGCCATCGCGGGTATCTCCTCGGCCAAACCTCACCGACTACCTCTCGCGGTCGACCGTGGAGCCGGCGAGTCGCCGGCGGTCCCGGGGCTTGCGCCATCCAGAAGTTTGGGGCGGGAGATTCCGACCCTACCGGCTTACCGCCGGCACCGGGCCGGGATTGATCCGCAGGAAGTGCCTACTCCCCGCAACCGCGGGCTACCTTCACTGACGTCTTAGGCGGACCCGCTCCCGGGTAAATACCCCCCATGTTTGCCGCGGTGGGCACCCGGGTGATCGGGGTCTTCGAGGCGGTCGGCGGGTACGCCATGCTCGCCGCGCAGGCCGCCCGCCTGCTGGCGCTCGGCCGCATCCACTGGCGCAACACCTTCGCCCAGATGGCCTTCATCGGGGTCGACAGCCTGCCGATCGCGCTGATCACGTCCCTCTCGGTCGGCATGGTGTTCACCCTGCAAATCGCCAACGAGTTCATCCGCTATGGCGCGACGAGCGTGATCGGCGGGGTCGCCGCGATGGCCATCGTGCGCGAACTCGGCCCGACGCTGACCGGCGTGGTCTTCGCCGGCCGCGTGGGGGCGGCCATCGCGGCGGAACTGGGCACGATGAAGGTCACCGAGCAGATAGACGCCCTGGTGTCGTTGGCCGCCGACCCCGTCAAGTACCTGGTGCTGCCGCGGGTACTGGCGTGCATTTTCATGCTGCCCCTGCTCGCCTTCCTGGCCGACCTGCTTGGCGTGGCGGGCGGCTACCTGGTGGCCACCGAACTCAAGGGCATCAATCCCACGCTCTTCACCGAGTCGGTGCGCACGTTGATCGGGCCCCTCGACGTGGCCAAGGGTCTGCTCAAGGCCGGTCTCTTCGGCGCGGTGGTGGCGATCGTCGGCTGCTGGAAGGGCATGAACACGCGGGGCGGCGCCGAGGGCGTGGGTGCCGCGACCACCAACAGCGTCGTCGTCTCGCTGATCACCATCTTCGTGTCCAACTACTTCCTGTCCACGCTCCTGTTTCCGGGAGAGAAGTAGATGCCGACCCGCGTCGAGTTGCGCAACGTGACCAAGAGCTTCGGCCCCAAGCACGTGCTGCGCGGGGTCAGCACGGTGTTCCCGCCTGGTCAGAACACGGTGGTGATCGGCCCGTCCGGTTGCGGCAAGAGCACGGTCCTCAAGCTCCTCCTGGGCCTCCAGAAGCCCGACGAGGGACAGGTGGTGGTTGACGAGAAGGATCTGGCTACTTTCTCCGAGCGGGACTGGCAGGAATACCGCAGCCGCATGGGGATGGTGTTCCAGGGCGCGGCCCTCTTCGATTCGCTGAGCATCGCGCAGAACGTCGCCTTCGGCCTCACCGAGCACACCCGCAAGCCCAAGGCGGAAATCCTCGAGATCGCCGAGGAGAAGCTGCGCCTGGTCGGCCTCAAGGGCCAGGGCCACCTGCGGCCCAGCGAGATATCCGGCGGCATGCAGAAGCGCGCTGGCATCGCCCGGGCCATCGCGCGCGATCCCGAGCTCGTGCTCTACGACGAGCCCACCACCGGCCTCGATCCCATCACGTCCACGGTGATCGAGGATCTCATCGTGGACGTAGCGCGGCGCACCGGGGCCACCAGCATCGTCGTCACGCACCAGCTATCGACCATCTTCCGCACGGCGGCGCGTATCGTGATGCTCTTCGAGGGGCGCGTGCTGGGCGAGGGAAGCCCCGAGGAGCTGCGGGACTCGCCCAACCCCACGATCCGCGGCTTCTTGCGGGGGGAAGTTCCGCCGGGTTGGGTCTGACCCGCGGCGGCCGGCAGGGGGAGACCGGCAAAGCCGGGAAGCACACATGCAAATCTTCCATGGCCCCGTTGGGTAAAATCACCCGTGGGCTTTTCCCCGGCCGCCAAGGTCGGCTTCGTCACGGTCGTGTCGTTCGCGTTGCTCGGTGCGACCGTCGTCTGGCTGACGCGGTACCAGGTGCGCAAGACCGGGTACCCTCTCACGCTGGAGTACGGCGACGTCAACGGCCTCGCCGCGGGGGCGGCGGTCATGGTGATGGGCGTGCGCGTCGGGCGCGTGCTCGAGATCCATCCCGGCGACGAGGGCGTCACGGTGCGCGCCCTGATCGAACGGGACGATGTCAAGCTCTTCGAGGGATCGCGCTTCAAGATCTACTCGGCCGGCCTCATCGGCGACAAGGTGCTCGAGATCTTTCCGCCGCCGAAGGACAGGCGGGGAGCGAGGATCCAGCCGGAAGCCCGGCTGCGGGGCGACGATCCGGTGCGCCTGGACACGACCTTCGAGGCCGCCGACCAGGCGGTGAAGTCCATCCGCCGCTACGCCGAGTCACCCGAGGCGAGGAAGACCTTCCAGGAGGGCCTGAAGGCCGTGCAGGGCACGTTCGCCAAGGTCGACTCCCTCACCACCCATCTGGACGAGCTGGTGCTGGAAGCCGACGCCTTCGTCAGCCATGGCCGCAACCTGGCCGGCACGGTCAGGCAGGAGGACGTGCGGGTGATGGTCGGCGATCTCAAGGTCCTCACGGCGGGATTGCGGCAGTCGTACCAGGCGCTCCTGGGATCGCCCGACCAGCGCAACGCCGCCCAGGAGGCCATCGACAACCTCGCCCAGCTTTCCGCCAGGCTCTCGGCCACCGCGGGGCAAATCGAGGCCTTCACGTCGGATCCCAAGCTCAAGAGCGATCTGCAGGACATCGTCAAGCAGACGCAGTCGCTGCTGACCAGCATCCGCGGCCCCGAGGGGAAGACCGTCCCGGGGCTCTCCCCGCGCCTGGCCCTCATCGGCAACAGCCGCACCGTGGGCCTCAAGGCGGAGGATCCCAACATCTCGGGCGACCTGGGCATGCGGGTCAACGTGGGCGAGTCCGCCCTGCTGATCGGCGTCGAGGACATCGGCCTCGAGTCCAAGTTCACGGCCACCTGGGGGCTCCCGCACTTCTTCGCGGACAACTTCGGCTTCCACGTCGGGATGATCCGCACGGGCCTGGGGGCCGGCATCGACTGGAGCCCCCTTGCGGGCGTGGAACTCGGAGCCGAGGCCTACAACGACCAGAAGCCCAAGGCGCGGCTCACGGCGACCCTGTTCCCCGACTTCCTGGCCAGGCGCTTCGGCCTCAACATCGAACTCATCCAGTCGCAGGCCCTCCCGAACACGCCGGACTACTATTCCAGCCTGCGGGCCGGGATCCAGTGGCGGCCGATGGACTAGCGGGCTGTATTCACGTACGCTCTCCCAGGGAATTAAAGGTTTGAGATGCCGGAAAACCCTGCCATGACTCAGCTCGCCGATCGCTACGAGGTCCTGGGGACGCTTGGCGAAGGCAGCATGGGCCAGGTCTTGCTGGTCAAGGACGCCACCACGGGCCGCGAGATGGCCCTCAAGATGCTCAAGGCCGGGGTCGAGGGCAAGCGCCTCCAGCAGGAGTTCTGGACGATGACGCGCCTGCGGCATCCGCGCACGGTCGAGGTCTTCGACTACGGCTCCCTTCCCGACGGGACGCCTTACTTCACGATGGAGCGGGTGGGCGGCGAGGAATTGTCCCGCCTGGTCCCGATGGCCGCAGACGCCCTGCCGGACCTGCTGGCCAAGGTCTGCGACGCCCTCGGCTACATCCACGCCCAGGGCTTCGTGCATGGCGACCTAAAGCCGGAGAATCTGCGCCTCACGGAGGGCGGCGACCTGAAACTCATGGACTACGGCCTGATGGAGCGCAGCGGCCGCCATACCGGCGCCATCCGCGGCACCCCGTACTACGTGGCCCCGGAAGTCGTGCGCGGCGGCCCGGTAGATCAGCGGGCCGACCTGTACTCGCTGGGCGCCGTCGCCTACCACCTCCTGACGGGCAGGCCGCCCTTCGACGGGCAGACGGCCGTCGAGATCTTCAAGCACCACCTGCACGAGCTGCCGGGCCCGCCCAGCGGCCTGGTTCCCTGCCCGCCTGCGCTCGAGACGGTGTTGCTCAAGCTGCTGGCCAAGGATCCGCTGGACCGGTTCCAGTCGGCGGCCGACGTGGCCAGGGCCCTGGGCCGCGAGGCCTACGCCGGCCGGCCGCTCATCCTTGCGCCGAGCTTCGTGGGCCGGGATGCCGAACTGGCGCGGCTGCGCGAACTCTTCAACGCGGCGGGTGCCGGCGCCCCCGGCGCCCTGATCACCGGCGACGCCGGCATCGGCAAGAGCCGGCTCCTCGGGGAGTTCCGGGTGCAGATCCAGCTTGCCGAGGTGGCGCATGCCAGCGGGAGCTGCCACGAACAGAACGAAGCGCCGTACGGTCCCTGGATCCAGATCCTGCGCCAGCTCATGCCCCTCGCGCGCTACCATGCCCCCGACCTGGTCGACCTCCATGCGGGCGCCCTCGCGGCCATCCTCCCCGAACTGGGCGCCGCGACGCCGGCGCTCGAACCGAAGGAAGAGGCGCTGCGCCTGGAAGCGGCCGTGGCGGACCTGGTGTATTCTGTCGCCGAGGCCACCAAGGCGCTGGTGATCTTCCTCGAGGACCTCCATTTCCTGGATGCCCGCAGCGCCGACCTCCTCGCCTTCCTGCTCCGCTCGGCCGGCAACCGGCCGTTGCTGGTGGTCGCCACGGCGCGCCCGCGGGCCGGCCAGGACCCGGCGTGCTTTGACCTGCTGGAGCCGCTGGCACTTGGCGGCCTGTCCCAGCAGGATCTGGCGCTCATCGTCGCCTCGGCGCTGGGAGGCGCGCAGGTGCCCCCCTCGTTCCTGGATGCCACGCACCGTATCGCGGGCGGCAATCCTCTCTTCACCGAGGTGCTCCTGCGCCACCTGTCCGAGTCCGGCGCGCTGCGGGTCGAGGATCACCGGTGGGTCGTGGCGGCCGATCCGGTCGCCGAGGACGTTCCGGCCGAACTGCGGGAGTTGCTGACCAGCCGCTTCTCGCGCCTGCCCGAGGACGCCTCCCGCCTGGCGGCGCTCCTCGCCGTCGCGGGCCGCGAGGTGCCGCTGGAGCTGCTCTGCGAGGTCTGGGACGGCTCCCCGGACGAGTTCTTCGCCGCCCTCGAGACCCTGCGCGCCGAGGGCATCCTGAGCTGCGATCAGGGCGTCTTCGGCTTCGCCCACGCCACGGCCGGCGAGGTCCTCCGCGCGGCCCTTCCCGAGGATCGGCGCCGCGCCTGGCACGGCCGGCTGGCCGAGGCCCTCGACATGGTGCTCGACGCGGGCGATCCCGATCGCGCCCTGGTGCTGGCCCACCACTTCCTCGAATCCGGCGAGCCTGCCAGGGCGCTGCGCTTCTGCCTGCAGGCCGGCCGCCGCGCCGCCGAACTCTTCGCCAACGAGCAGGCCCGGCACGTCCTGTCCGCGGGCCTGGCATTGCTCGGCAAGAAGCCGAAGAAACAGGACGAGGCGACGCGCCTGGAGATGCTGGCGTTGCTGGCCGACGTCGGCCGCCTGGCGGGCGATCTGGAACGGGCCGCCGAGGCCGGGGCCGAAGCCGCCGACCTGGCCCGCAAGGTCGGGGACGCCGTCTTGCAGGCCAGGGCCGAAATCGGCCTCGGGCGGGTCGAGCAGATCCGCGGCGATCTCGACGCGGCCAGGCAGCACCTCGAAACCGGGCGGGATCTGGCGGGCCCCGACGACCCGGCGCTGCAGTGCCGCGCCCTGGCGTCGCTGGGCCGCATCGCGTACCTCGGCCAGGACATCAAGGGCGCAATCGCGCACTACCAGCAACTCCTGGACGTGGCGCGGGCCGCCGAACTGCGGTCCCAGGCGGCCGAGGGCCTGGCGTTCCTGGGCTTCGCGTACGCCACGACCGACCATGCGCGCCTGGAAGAAGGCCTGGACCTGCTGCACGAATCCCTCGAAATCAGGCAGCAACTCGGGGATCGACTTGGCTTGCTCGACACCTACATGCTGCTGGGCAACGCCTACCTGGCCCTCGGGCACTACCCCGAGGCCCGCGACTGCTTCGCGCAGTGCCAGCACCTCGCGTACATCGTCGGCCACAAGGACGAAGAGGTCTTCAGCCGGCTCAACCTGGCGGTGGTCGCCCTGGAGATGGGAGATTTCCTGGCCGGGGCGGATCTGGCCACGCAGGCCGAGATCGGCACGACCGTGACCGGCAGCAAGTACACCCGCGCGATGGCACAGGCCATTCGCGGCGTCGCCGAACTGTACGTCGGCAAGCTTGCGGCGGGCTTCGGCGACTTCGAGGCGGCCTGCGAGATCGCCCAGGGCCTGGAGCACCCCTACCTCGATATCGTCGTGGGCGCCTACCATTCGGACTTCCTGCACATGGTCGGCAGCGCCGAAGCGGCGCGGCTCAAAGCCCGCAAGGCGCTCGAGAAGCTGGAGGCGTCCGGCAACGCCGAGATGCTGCCCGCCGCCCTCACGTTGCTGGCCCTGATAGACGTGGCGCTTGGCGATCTCAAGGAGGCCTCTTCGCTCCTGGAGCGGGCTCGCGACCATGCGGTCGCGGCGCGCTCCAAGGGGGGCCAGGCCAAGGCGTTGCGTGGCCTGGCGCTCCTGGGTGTGGCCGCCGGCAAGTTCGAGGCCGCACGCGACGACGCCCTGGAGGGCTTGCGCCTGGCCGAGGAGGTCGGCGCCGACTACCTGATGGGCGAACTCAACTGTTTGCTCGGGGACGCCTGCCACGGCCTCGGCCAGAACGGCCACGCGATCGTGGCCTACCGGGCGGCCCTCACGATCGCCGAGCAGAAGGGCACGCCGGATCTGGCGGCGCGTGCCCACCTCGGGCTGTCGCAGGCTGAGCCCACGCGCGCCGGCCACCACATGGGCTCGGCTCGCGAGCGCGTCGTGGCCTTGCTCGAAGGCATGCCCGAGGATGAGCGCGAAGCGTTCAAGTCCCGCTGGGACAAGGATCTCCTGGCGGCGGCCGGCCCGGCCCGGCGCCAGGAGGGCCCGGCGCTCGACCAGCGCCTGAGCCGCCTCCAGCGCGATATCAACGATTTCGCGGTCGATTTCCGCAAGCAGCAGCGCGAGCACCAGGACCTGCAGGTCTCGCAGCGTCGCCTGCAGCAACTCATCGACTTCTCCCTGACGGTCAACAGCATCCACGACCTCAAGGAGGTGCTCGACAAGGCGCTGGATCTGATCCTGGCGATCACCGGTGCGGAGCGGGGCTTCCTGCTGATCTTCGACGACGGCGTCCTGCGTTGCCAGACCTACCGCAACCTCTACCCCGAAGGGCGCACCGCGATGGACTACCAGATCTCGCGGACCATCGCCGAGGAGGTGCTGCGGACCGAGCAACCGCTCTGCCTGGTCGACGCGATGAGCGACGACCGCTTCAAGAACTACGAGAGCATCCAGGCCCTGCAGTTGCGCACCGTGATCTGCGTGCCGCTGAAGATCCGCGACGCGGTCGTGGGCGCCGTCTATGTGGATCGGCAGACCATCAACGACGAATTCTCCGAGTCCGACCTCGACCTGGTGCTGTCGCTGGCCGCCCTGGCGTCGAATGCCATCGAGAACGCCAACCTCCACG includes:
- a CDS encoding diguanylate cyclase, whose product is MTQLADRYEVLGTLGEGSMGQVLLVKDATTGREMALKMLKAGVEGKRLQQEFWTMTRLRHPRTVEVFDYGSLPDGTPYFTMERVGGEELSRLVPMAADALPDLLAKVCDALGYIHAQGFVHGDLKPENLRLTEGGDLKLMDYGLMERSGRHTGAIRGTPYYVAPEVVRGGPVDQRADLYSLGAVAYHLLTGRPPFDGQTAVEIFKHHLHELPGPPSGLVPCPPALETVLLKLLAKDPLDRFQSAADVARALGREAYAGRPLILAPSFVGRDAELARLRELFNAAGAGAPGALITGDAGIGKSRLLGEFRVQIQLAEVAHASGSCHEQNEAPYGPWIQILRQLMPLARYHAPDLVDLHAGALAAILPELGAATPALEPKEEALRLEAAVADLVYSVAEATKALVIFLEDLHFLDARSADLLAFLLRSAGNRPLLVVATARPRAGQDPACFDLLEPLALGGLSQQDLALIVASALGGAQVPPSFLDATHRIAGGNPLFTEVLLRHLSESGALRVEDHRWVVAADPVAEDVPAELRELLTSRFSRLPEDASRLAALLAVAGREVPLELLCEVWDGSPDEFFAALETLRAEGILSCDQGVFGFAHATAGEVLRAALPEDRRRAWHGRLAEALDMVLDAGDPDRALVLAHHFLESGEPARALRFCLQAGRRAAELFANEQARHVLSAGLALLGKKPKKQDEATRLEMLALLADVGRLAGDLERAAEAGAEAADLARKVGDAVLQARAEIGLGRVEQIRGDLDAARQHLETGRDLAGPDDPALQCRALASLGRIAYLGQDIKGAIAHYQQLLDVARAAELRSQAAEGLAFLGFAYATTDHARLEEGLDLLHESLEIRQQLGDRLGLLDTYMLLGNAYLALGHYPEARDCFAQCQHLAYIVGHKDEEVFSRLNLAVVALEMGDFLAGADLATQAEIGTTVTGSKYTRAMAQAIRGVAELYVGKLAAGFGDFEAACEIAQGLEHPYLDIVVGAYHSDFLHMVGSAEAARLKARKALEKLEASGNAEMLPAALTLLALIDVALGDLKEASSLLERARDHAVAARSKGGQAKALRGLALLGVAAGKFEAARDDALEGLRLAEEVGADYLMGELNCLLGDACHGLGQNGHAIVAYRAALTIAEQKGTPDLAARAHLGLSQAEPTRAGHHMGSARERVVALLEGMPEDEREAFKSRWDKDLLAAAGPARRQEGPALDQRLSRLQRDINDFAVDFRKQQREHQDLQVSQRRLQQLIDFSLTVNSIHDLKEVLDKALDLILAITGAERGFLLIFDDGVLRCQTYRNLYPEGRTAMDYQISRTIAEEVLRTEQPLCLVDAMSDDRFKNYESIQALQLRTVICVPLKIRDAVVGAVYVDRQTINDEFSESDLDLVLSLAALASNAIENANLHGEWTDKSRKLAMLNDLARTITTTLVMDEVLDLVVQMTLEVTKAERGFLLLWEAERLACKSAMDKNGARLGDQTISMSICQTVLETSQPVCVTNAMGDEQLQLKQSIMLMSLKTIMAVPLLAKGTLLGVLYVDSQAIVNTFTGRDLELLEAIASHAAVAIENAQLYQQLTKRAQELQRTVQLYEEANMRAATDVLTGLYNRRYFQEELARDFAAARRHRRDLSVLMVDIDHFKSFNDTYGHHVGDAVLVAVSQVLMGAVRLADAVARYGGEEFIINLPDTDLKGAIVVAERIRKGVQELKFEEGIRPITVSVGVASIQAQDERIAELIERADQALFSAKAKGRDRVEAPEETEV
- a CDS encoding ABC transporter permease, with translation MFAAVGTRVIGVFEAVGGYAMLAAQAARLLALGRIHWRNTFAQMAFIGVDSLPIALITSLSVGMVFTLQIANEFIRYGATSVIGGVAAMAIVRELGPTLTGVVFAGRVGAAIAAELGTMKVTEQIDALVSLAADPVKYLVLPRVLACIFMLPLLAFLADLLGVAGGYLVATELKGINPTLFTESVRTLIGPLDVAKGLLKAGLFGAVVAIVGCWKGMNTRGGAEGVGAATTNSVVVSLITIFVSNYFLSTLLFPGEK
- a CDS encoding MCE family protein, with protein sequence MGFSPAAKVGFVTVVSFALLGATVVWLTRYQVRKTGYPLTLEYGDVNGLAAGAAVMVMGVRVGRVLEIHPGDEGVTVRALIERDDVKLFEGSRFKIYSAGLIGDKVLEIFPPPKDRRGARIQPEARLRGDDPVRLDTTFEAADQAVKSIRRYAESPEARKTFQEGLKAVQGTFAKVDSLTTHLDELVLEADAFVSHGRNLAGTVRQEDVRVMVGDLKVLTAGLRQSYQALLGSPDQRNAAQEAIDNLAQLSARLSATAGQIEAFTSDPKLKSDLQDIVKQTQSLLTSIRGPEGKTVPGLSPRLALIGNSRTVGLKAEDPNISGDLGMRVNVGESALLIGVEDIGLESKFTATWGLPHFFADNFGFHVGMIRTGLGAGIDWSPLAGVELGAEAYNDQKPKARLTATLFPDFLARRFGLNIELIQSQALPNTPDYYSSLRAGIQWRPMD
- a CDS encoding Fic family protein, with the translated sequence MPSFVKRTWHADFAGGGPRSAKQSFVYEALVPDPIADLALVFPDDLVHEMALAEAGVRELQVVAAAGFEPLNRLLMRSESIASSFIEGLAISPRRLAEASLEPGAASETAKEVLGSVRAMELAIDQGAAAGAFATSHLLAIHRSLFEGTRLERIAGRLRETQNWIGGDPYSPRRAEFIPPPEDQVPALLDDLCAFVNRENFPAVAQAAIAHAQFETIHPFADGNGRVGRALIHVLLRRRGIAGSVVPPASIALAGDIARYLSALKAFERGDPLPWCRLFAQTLARATAVGYKAISDISDIQANWARQLRPRGGSALEKLIVALPAVPVLDVKTAAAFLGVSGEAARQAILALEALGALAPSALGRQRYRVWRAPDILAVMDGAALYLEGRR
- a CDS encoding ABC transporter ATP-binding protein, translating into MPTRVELRNVTKSFGPKHVLRGVSTVFPPGQNTVVIGPSGCGKSTVLKLLLGLQKPDEGQVVVDEKDLATFSERDWQEYRSRMGMVFQGAALFDSLSIAQNVAFGLTEHTRKPKAEILEIAEEKLRLVGLKGQGHLRPSEISGGMQKRAGIARAIARDPELVLYDEPTTGLDPITSTVIEDLIVDVARRTGATSIVVTHQLSTIFRTAARIVMLFEGRVLGEGSPEELRDSPNPTIRGFLRGEVPPGWV
- the tgt gene encoding tRNA guanosine(34) transglycosylase Tgt, whose translation is MFRFELQATAGRARAGRLITPHGEILTPTFMPVGTQAAVKALTADQVADTGAAVVLANAFHCMLRPGADVIARAGGLHAFMRWPRSILTDSGGFQVFSLAAIRKVTDEGVWFKSPIDGSKHFIGPEQSMAIQNQLGADIIMAFDECVRLPASPEEVREAVDRTSRWAERCLAAHGRPADQWLLGIVQGGTDRAERERSARALTAMDFPGFAIGGLSVGESRAEMEATLDFTVPMLPADKPRYLMGVGTPEDLRSAVARGIDMADCVNPTRMARHGTVWAEGGKIHVTNARFKEDPLPLDPACDCHTCQRYDRRYLHHLARAGEYLSHTLLSIHNVRTLVRLCEAMRAEILAGRSSVTVA